The following coding sequences lie in one Cupriavidus sp. WKF15 genomic window:
- a CDS encoding DUF3047 domain-containing protein has product MLLLSWPLIAKVEKPGITLSALNLGEPLPAGWKNLPVVKGKSMTRYTLMQESGTTVLLADASHSALALMHAGNIHLDRTPVVAWRWKVDAPIGGANNSHAKHEDAPARLVFLFDGDKKKLSLVDRASIGLAKRLAGQELPYATLMYIWSTTAAPGSVIANPHTERVQMIVVAGQSGDAGKWQNLRHDIVQNFEQVFHEAPGRIIGYGLLTDTTPALRQEPGMATSSFCPDRDRRHRGAGLTAR; this is encoded by the coding sequence TTGTTACTATTGTCTTGGCCCCTAATTGCCAAGGTCGAGAAGCCCGGTATTACTTTGTCGGCGCTTAATCTCGGCGAACCACTCCCGGCGGGCTGGAAGAATCTTCCGGTCGTGAAAGGCAAGTCGATGACGCGGTACACCCTCATGCAGGAGAGTGGCACCACTGTGCTGCTGGCCGACGCCAGCCATTCGGCCTTGGCACTAATGCATGCGGGCAATATCCACCTGGACCGCACCCCGGTCGTGGCATGGCGCTGGAAGGTCGATGCGCCAATCGGTGGCGCTAACAACAGCCACGCCAAGCACGAAGACGCGCCGGCACGGCTTGTGTTCTTATTTGATGGGGACAAGAAAAAGTTGTCACTGGTCGACCGGGCCAGCATCGGCCTAGCCAAGCGCTTGGCTGGTCAAGAGTTGCCATACGCCACGCTGATGTATATCTGGTCCACCACCGCCGCACCGGGCAGTGTCATCGCCAATCCACATACTGAGCGCGTACAGATGATAGTGGTTGCCGGCCAGTCCGGCGATGCGGGCAAGTGGCAGAACCTACGGCACGATATTGTGCAGAACTTTGAACAAGTCTTTCACGAGGCGCCGGGGCGGATCATTGGCTACGGGCTGCTGACCGATACAACACCGGCTCTACGACAAGAGCCCGGTATGGCGACATCGAGTTTCTGCCCGGACCGTGACAGGCGCCACCGCGGCGCCGGACTGACGGCTCGCTAG
- a CDS encoding YSC84-related protein, translated as MNRRIAILALTNLIAAPCIAWGESKTEKQGEVRKAAQKALNALYKAQPSARKAVESAAGYAAFSNFGMKILLAGSGTGEGIAVNNKTKAMTYMKMVEVQAGIGIGVKKFQLVWVFDDEKSLNDFIASGWTFGGQTTAAAKAGDKGSSYQGALAVGPGVWLYQITDKGLALELTAKGTKYYRDDDLN; from the coding sequence ATGAATCGTCGCATTGCCATCTTGGCGCTTACTAATTTGATCGCTGCTCCATGCATTGCGTGGGGTGAAAGCAAGACCGAAAAGCAGGGGGAGGTGCGCAAAGCTGCACAGAAGGCCTTGAATGCGCTCTACAAGGCGCAACCATCGGCTCGCAAAGCAGTGGAATCGGCAGCCGGATATGCCGCGTTCAGCAATTTCGGTATGAAGATCCTTCTTGCAGGTAGCGGCACCGGTGAGGGCATTGCGGTCAACAACAAGACCAAAGCGATGACCTATATGAAGATGGTGGAAGTCCAGGCCGGCATTGGAATTGGGGTCAAGAAATTTCAACTGGTCTGGGTATTCGACGATGAGAAGTCACTAAACGACTTTATTGCTTCGGGATGGACGTTTGGCGGGCAAACAACTGCGGCGGCCAAGGCGGGCGACAAGGGCAGCTCTTATCAAGGCGCGTTGGCTGTCGGCCCCGGCGTCTGGCTTTATCAGATTACTGACAAAGGCTTGGCGCTGGAGCTTACCGCCAAAGGCACCAAGTACTACAGGGATGACGATCTGAATTGA
- a CDS encoding amino acid ABC transporter substrate-binding protein — protein sequence MSHLALTVRAVLLLCLLATGGILSPAYAADGETLAGVRARGMLRCGVSEGVPGFSARDTSGRWTGLDADFCRAVAAATLGDATKVTFVPLRASVRFPALNEGMVDLLARNTTWTLVREAALRVQFAGVLFYDAQAFLVPRAVQNVAALKGATVCVEKGTSTDDHVRSYSTENGLALKPLVYDSAAEARKAFYGGLCGAYAADASHLAAVRMQAPAGPQSAVILPERIAKEPLGPALRGGDQSWATLVRWVLFSLLTAEELGVTRDNLQARLRDPAVRRTLVADEEASRSLGVDRDWTVRAVQSVGNYGEMFERNLGSGSALRLERGQNRLWTQGGLMYAPPMR from the coding sequence ATGTCGCACCTTGCGCTTACCGTCAGGGCTGTACTGTTGCTTTGCCTGCTGGCCACCGGCGGCATCCTTTCGCCCGCTTATGCGGCGGACGGAGAGACGCTGGCCGGGGTTCGGGCGCGGGGCATGCTCCGTTGCGGGGTCAGCGAAGGCGTGCCGGGCTTTTCGGCCCGCGACACATCCGGGCGCTGGACGGGCCTCGACGCCGATTTCTGCCGCGCTGTTGCTGCCGCGACATTGGGCGATGCCACCAAGGTCACCTTTGTCCCCCTGCGAGCGTCTGTCCGGTTCCCGGCCCTGAACGAGGGCATGGTCGACCTGCTGGCGCGCAATACTACCTGGACGCTGGTGCGGGAGGCAGCACTCAGGGTTCAATTCGCCGGCGTACTCTTCTACGATGCCCAAGCCTTTCTCGTCCCCCGTGCCGTGCAGAACGTGGCGGCCCTCAAGGGTGCGACCGTTTGTGTTGAGAAAGGTACTTCTACCGACGATCACGTCCGATCGTATTCGACAGAGAACGGCTTGGCGCTGAAGCCGCTTGTCTACGACTCTGCGGCCGAAGCGCGCAAGGCCTTCTACGGCGGCTTGTGTGGCGCCTATGCCGCCGACGCCTCGCATCTGGCGGCCGTACGGATGCAGGCGCCCGCCGGGCCCCAGTCCGCCGTCATCCTGCCCGAGCGCATCGCCAAGGAGCCGCTCGGGCCGGCATTGCGCGGCGGCGACCAGAGCTGGGCCACGCTTGTGCGATGGGTGCTGTTCTCACTGCTGACTGCCGAGGAGTTGGGCGTGACCCGTGACAACCTCCAGGCCCGCCTGCGCGACCCCGCCGTGCGGCGGACCCTGGTTGCCGATGAGGAAGCCAGCCGCAGTCTCGGTGTCGACCGGGACTGGACCGTGCGGGCGGTGCAAAGTGTCGGCAACTATGGGGAAATGTTCGAGCGCAACCTGGGGAGCGGAAGTGCGCTGCGCCTCGAGCGAGGACAGAACCGACTGTGGACGCAAGGCGGACTGATGTACGCCCCGCCGATGCGATAG
- a CDS encoding LssY C-terminal domain-containing protein, with the protein MPIEFARAALAVKVVAAVGTVVVMTACSTPATSDTTVDFRSRALTRSEGSVTVRVAVLSASESASLYGQQLAKKALQPVWVEVTNGEDRPYFLLYPGLDPNFFPSSEAAEAFSGGESRDERVKTSERFGQLAFRNPVPPGQTVSGMVLTNLEEGVKLIQLDLAADGRTRVFSIFTVVPGFRGDYHASAVFWREVYPPEAIQSFADDEAFRSALEALPCCATNSDGSRNGDPLNLIIVGGLDDAFPALVRRGWRPTETKWSGAIIRVVSSALSGERYLNAPVSDLYLFGRPQDLALQKARDSIHQRNHLRLWLSPMRYHERPVWVGQISRDIGSRLTIHSPTLTTHKIDPDVDEARTALAEDMAYSQSLTMVGYAPGVGPAAPESPRGNLTTDPYYTDGDRLVLVFDQRPVSLAAIRFFRWREMDTRRGAASGFGR; encoded by the coding sequence ATGCCGATCGAGTTTGCCCGCGCCGCTCTTGCCGTGAAGGTCGTGGCTGCCGTGGGCACGGTGGTGGTCATGACCGCTTGCTCCACGCCTGCCACCTCGGACACCACAGTCGATTTCCGGAGCCGCGCCCTGACACGCTCCGAAGGCAGCGTGACCGTGAGAGTGGCAGTGCTGTCAGCAAGCGAAAGCGCGTCCCTATACGGCCAGCAGCTTGCGAAGAAGGCGCTACAGCCAGTCTGGGTCGAGGTCACGAATGGGGAGGATCGGCCCTATTTCCTGCTGTACCCAGGGCTTGATCCGAATTTCTTCCCGAGTTCCGAAGCTGCCGAGGCATTCTCAGGAGGCGAGTCGCGTGATGAGCGAGTCAAGACCAGTGAACGCTTTGGGCAGCTCGCCTTCCGGAACCCCGTGCCGCCCGGTCAGACGGTGTCAGGCATGGTACTGACCAACCTGGAGGAAGGGGTCAAGCTGATTCAACTTGACCTGGCAGCCGACGGTCGCACGCGAGTTTTCTCGATCTTCACGGTAGTGCCAGGCTTTCGCGGCGACTATCACGCCAGCGCCGTGTTCTGGCGCGAGGTCTATCCCCCCGAGGCGATTCAAAGCTTCGCGGACGACGAAGCGTTTCGGTCCGCGCTCGAGGCGTTGCCCTGCTGCGCAACGAACAGCGACGGCTCGAGGAACGGTGATCCCCTGAACCTGATCATCGTGGGAGGGCTTGACGATGCCTTTCCCGCCCTCGTCCGCCGCGGCTGGCGACCGACGGAGACAAAATGGTCAGGGGCAATCATCAGGGTTGTGTCGTCGGCGCTCTCGGGCGAGCGTTACCTCAATGCCCCGGTGAGCGACCTCTACCTGTTCGGGCGCCCACAGGATTTGGCGCTGCAGAAGGCCCGCGACTCGATTCACCAGCGCAATCACCTGCGGCTCTGGCTGAGCCCCATGCGCTATCACGAACGGCCCGTATGGGTGGGGCAGATCAGCCGTGACATCGGCAGCCGCCTGACGATCCACTCGCCCACGCTGACTACGCACAAGATTGATCCGGATGTCGACGAGGCACGTACGGCTCTGGCGGAAGACATGGCCTATTCCCAAAGCCTGACCATGGTTGGCTATGCGCCGGGCGTGGGCCCCGCGGCACCGGAGAGTCCGCGCGGAAACCTGACCACGGATCCGTACTATACGGACGGCGATCGCCTCGTACTCGTGTTCGACCAGCGCCCCGTCTCTCTCGCCGCCATCCGCTTCTTCCGGTGGCGTGAGATGGACACCCGGCGCGGCGCGGCGTCGGGATTCGGCCGATGA
- a CDS encoding DUF2092 domain-containing protein, translated as MERKILLLCSLVLAFAAPVAHAQAQAAPAATNKSTANPIDPASIQALKDMGAYLQTLKRFRVQNELTAERVLADGQKLQHSATADIEVARPNKLRVVMVTPQSERELFYDGKMVTLFRPVEKYYSSAEFTDTLGGLATRLQEKFGVELPLADLFLWGTPAAPLDKIESAMNAGQAFVGNDLCDHYAFREGTIDWQIWITAGSKPLPRKIVIANRSDEARPQSVSVIKWNLNQSFPDSVFTFTPPAGSAKIEMVPVKAK; from the coding sequence ATGGAACGGAAGATTCTGCTGCTTTGTTCGCTGGTCCTGGCATTCGCGGCGCCGGTTGCCCACGCGCAGGCCCAGGCTGCACCCGCGGCTACGAACAAGTCCACGGCGAACCCAATCGACCCGGCATCAATCCAGGCGCTCAAAGACATGGGCGCCTATTTGCAGACCCTGAAGCGCTTCCGTGTTCAGAACGAATTAACTGCGGAGCGCGTACTGGCGGATGGTCAAAAGCTGCAGCATTCGGCGACCGCTGACATCGAAGTGGCGCGCCCGAACAAATTGCGCGTCGTGATGGTGACCCCGCAGTCCGAGCGCGAGCTCTTTTACGACGGCAAGATGGTCACGCTCTTCCGTCCTGTTGAGAAATATTATTCGTCCGCCGAGTTCACAGACACGCTTGGTGGGCTGGCGACGCGGCTTCAGGAGAAATTCGGCGTGGAGCTTCCCCTGGCCGATCTTTTTCTCTGGGGGACCCCAGCGGCCCCGCTCGACAAGATCGAGTCTGCAATGAATGCCGGGCAGGCCTTTGTCGGCAATGATCTTTGCGATCACTATGCGTTCCGCGAAGGGACCATTGACTGGCAAATCTGGATCACTGCAGGAAGCAAGCCACTACCGCGCAAGATCGTCATTGCCAATCGCTCTGACGAGGCTCGCCCACAGTCGGTTTCTGTGATCAAGTGGAACCTGAACCAAAGTTTTCCTGATTCGGTGTTCACATTCACTCCGCCAGCAGGATCCGCGAAGATTGAGATGGTCCCCGTGAAGGCGAAATAG
- a CDS encoding LssY C-terminal domain-containing protein — translation MQPVWIEVRNETSQSLGLLRTGTDPDYFSPLEVAWSLHGQFSSATNARIDDWFNQQGFKNPIPPGETRSGVVFTNPARGTKLLNVDLLGDQALVVFTLFLMVPDDTGDPSFSRSLFEYPASAITDHQDLASLRTALERLPCCAMDAAGRISGDPLNGVAIGGIEDFGAAVVRRNYRRNQQAMDDAQYVFGRIPDAVLRKQAQAGAPANWARAWRAPFTYQGRPVYVLQIGRPEGGRFAARGVPPILHEDVDEARNLVVQDCIYSEGLEKLGFISGVGAAGRGGERTTFGGARYFTDGLRAVLFFAARPLSLSDLQILDWVPFARVPGTAATEEDGHARK, via the coding sequence GTGCAGCCAGTCTGGATCGAGGTGCGTAACGAGACGTCACAGTCGCTGGGGCTGCTTCGCACGGGCACCGATCCCGACTACTTCTCGCCGCTGGAGGTCGCATGGTCGCTGCACGGGCAGTTTTCCAGCGCGACGAACGCCCGTATCGACGACTGGTTCAACCAGCAGGGATTCAAAAACCCGATTCCGCCGGGCGAGACGCGATCGGGCGTCGTGTTCACGAATCCGGCCCGCGGCACGAAGCTGCTCAACGTCGACCTGCTAGGCGATCAGGCCCTGGTCGTCTTCACCCTCTTCCTCATGGTGCCTGACGACACCGGGGACCCAAGCTTTTCCCGATCCCTGTTCGAGTATCCAGCCTCCGCCATCACGGATCACCAGGATCTGGCATCGCTGCGGACCGCCCTGGAACGCCTGCCATGCTGCGCAATGGATGCGGCCGGCCGGATTAGCGGCGATCCCCTGAACGGAGTCGCCATCGGCGGTATCGAGGATTTCGGGGCAGCCGTGGTGCGACGCAATTACCGGCGCAATCAGCAAGCGATGGACGACGCGCAGTATGTCTTCGGTCGCATCCCGGACGCCGTGCTGCGCAAACAGGCCCAAGCCGGGGCACCTGCCAACTGGGCGCGGGCGTGGCGCGCCCCGTTCACCTATCAAGGTCGTCCCGTCTATGTGTTGCAGATTGGCCGGCCGGAGGGCGGCCGCTTCGCAGCGAGGGGCGTTCCTCCCATCCTCCACGAAGACGTCGATGAGGCAAGGAACCTCGTGGTCCAGGACTGTATATATTCAGAGGGCCTGGAGAAGCTTGGCTTTATCAGCGGTGTCGGCGCAGCCGGCCGGGGCGGCGAGCGGACCACGTTCGGTGGCGCACGCTACTTTACAGACGGACTGCGCGCGGTGCTGTTCTTTGCTGCCCGGCCTTTGAGCCTGTCAGACCTGCAAATACTGGACTGGGTACCTTTCGCCAGGGTGCCGGGGACCGCTGCGACCGAGGAGGACGGACATGCGCGCAAGTAA
- a CDS encoding IS91 family transposase, producing MLEVADIFRSHGPAWRATTHLSLGQLKVMSAIEQCRTAALGGHVLRCSGCERIEVAFNSCRNRHCTKCQASAAHRWLEARQADLLPVEYYHVVFTLPAPVGAIAWYNKTVIYGLLFDIAAETLRTIAADRRHLGAQIGATLVLHTWGSALTHHPHVHGIIPGGGLSPDGERWIACRRGFFLPVRVLSRLFRRRFLEALESAHQRGQLQFFGEYTELANAATFARWLAPLRTCEWVVYAKRPFAGPDAVLEYLSRYTHRVAISNQRLVAFDERGVTFRWKDYRAKGRTRHKIMTLETGEFMRRFLLHVLPAGFHRIRHYGLLANPVRRASLAKARELLGVVPEVDTQPDDPGLAIPPVFVCRHCGAPMIVIEILERTAPIRAPPERRGQT from the coding sequence ATGCTGGAGGTTGCGGACATCTTCCGCAGCCACGGGCCAGCGTGGCGAGCCACGACACACCTGAGCCTGGGGCAGTTGAAGGTCATGTCGGCCATCGAACAGTGCCGCACGGCGGCGCTGGGCGGGCATGTGCTGCGCTGTTCAGGTTGCGAGCGCATCGAGGTCGCCTTCAACTCCTGCCGCAACCGCCATTGCACGAAGTGCCAGGCCAGTGCCGCCCACCGTTGGCTCGAAGCGCGCCAGGCCGACCTGCTGCCTGTCGAGTACTACCACGTCGTGTTCACACTGCCTGCACCGGTCGGTGCGATCGCCTGGTACAACAAGACGGTGATCTACGGGCTGCTGTTCGACATCGCCGCCGAAACACTGCGTACCATCGCCGCGGATCGCAGGCACCTCGGTGCCCAGATTGGCGCCACGCTCGTGCTGCACACCTGGGGCTCGGCGCTGACGCATCATCCGCACGTGCACGGCATCATCCCGGGCGGGGGCCTCTCGCCCGATGGTGAGCGGTGGATCGCATGTCGGCGCGGCTTCTTCCTGCCCGTGCGCGTCCTGTCGCGTCTGTTCCGGCGCCGCTTCCTCGAAGCGCTCGAATCCGCTCACCAGCGTGGCCAGTTGCAGTTCTTCGGCGAATACACGGAGCTTGCCAATGCGGCCACCTTTGCACGGTGGCTCGCGCCGCTGCGCACTTGCGAGTGGGTCGTCTACGCTAAACGTCCCTTTGCCGGACCGGACGCCGTCCTCGAATACCTCTCACGCTACACGCACCGCGTGGCGATCTCCAACCAGCGCCTGGTCGCCTTCGATGAACGCGGTGTCACCTTCCGCTGGAAGGACTACCGGGCAAAGGGACGCACCCGCCACAAGATCATGACGCTCGAAACCGGCGAGTTCATGCGCCGCTTCCTGCTCCATGTGCTGCCCGCCGGCTTCCATCGCATCCGTCACTACGGCTTGCTCGCCAACCCGGTACGCCGCGCCAGTCTCGCGAAGGCCCGTGAACTGCTGGGTGTCGTGCCTGAGGTCGACACCCAGCCCGACGATCCCGGGCTTGCGATCCCTCCGGTCTTCGTCTGCCGGCACTGCGGTGCGCCGATGATCGTCATCGAGATCCTGGAACGCACTGCGCCCATTCGCGCACCACCCGAGCGGCGAGGCCAGACATGA
- a CDS encoding SLC13 family permease: MSQLQIYVTVAVFLAVILAIALNLIDMAVAALTGVCLLIALGILTEQDLIAATRTSAGPLGLLFGGMVVARILATTGIFEVVGDAYLRATGGSGKRFLFLLILLVAPVCAFLPNATTVILLAPIIVRVCIALEADYVGPMVLTAIISNSAGLLTLVGDPATFLVGSSIGMTFSQYLQRVSLGGVMAILVIVPMLPWLMRDLWIMQRTLPPPLRGKRLERPVYAALAVAVLLLMMVLFVFGEHLPTHIVPPAAAVIASALALLVGFAARVEPTENVLRDVDWKTLVFLASIFCLVEAMVKTGLLQALAIKLYEVFGIALTPVALTLIVGIALLSSVLANVPVAAASIVMVKGYLIMAEVVPDIAMAPHFSQWPAASIPVFVAMMFGATLGGNATLVGASANIVAAGICARQGTPLTFGTFLRYGLPITVAQLAASAIYVLVMFALLP; the protein is encoded by the coding sequence ATGAGCCAGCTCCAGATCTACGTCACGGTCGCTGTCTTCCTCGCGGTGATCCTCGCCATCGCGCTCAACCTCATCGACATGGCGGTCGCCGCGCTGACGGGCGTGTGCCTTTTGATTGCGTTGGGCATCCTCACGGAACAGGACCTGATTGCGGCCACGCGCACGTCGGCAGGGCCGCTCGGCCTGCTGTTCGGCGGCATGGTGGTGGCGCGCATCCTGGCGACCACGGGCATTTTCGAAGTCGTCGGCGACGCCTATCTCAGGGCCACGGGCGGCAGCGGCAAACGCTTCCTGTTTCTGCTCATCCTGCTTGTCGCGCCGGTCTGCGCGTTCCTACCTAACGCCACCACCGTCATCCTGCTCGCGCCCATCATCGTCAGGGTCTGCATCGCGCTCGAAGCCGATTACGTGGGACCAATGGTGCTGACCGCCATTATCAGCAACTCGGCAGGCTTGCTGACGCTGGTCGGTGACCCGGCGACCTTCCTGGTCGGCAGCTCAATCGGCATGACCTTCTCCCAGTACTTGCAGCGGGTCAGCCTGGGCGGCGTGATGGCGATCCTGGTCATCGTGCCCATGTTGCCGTGGTTGATGCGCGACCTCTGGATCATGCAGCGGACGCTGCCGCCGCCGTTACGGGGCAAGCGGCTGGAACGGCCGGTCTATGCGGCGCTCGCTGTAGCGGTGCTGTTGCTGATGATGGTGCTGTTCGTCTTTGGTGAGCACCTGCCCACGCACATCGTGCCACCCGCGGCCGCCGTCATTGCCAGCGCACTGGCGCTGCTGGTCGGCTTCGCGGCCCGCGTCGAACCAACGGAAAACGTGCTACGCGACGTGGACTGGAAGACGCTGGTGTTCCTCGCCAGCATCTTCTGCCTCGTGGAGGCAATGGTGAAGACTGGGCTGCTGCAGGCGCTTGCGATCAAGCTCTACGAGGTCTTCGGCATTGCGCTCACCCCGGTTGCGCTGACCCTTATCGTCGGTATCGCGCTCCTGTCCAGCGTGCTGGCCAACGTGCCCGTGGCCGCGGCATCCATCGTGATGGTCAAGGGCTACCTGATAATGGCCGAAGTGGTGCCTGACATCGCGATGGCTCCACACTTCTCGCAATGGCCAGCCGCTTCGATACCGGTCTTTGTCGCCATGATGTTCGGCGCCACACTGGGCGGAAATGCCACCCTGGTCGGCGCCTCGGCCAACATCGTGGCGGCGGGTATCTGCGCCAGGCAGGGCACACCCCTCACCTTCGGCACATTCCTGCGGTATGGCCTGCCCATCACCGTGGCGCAACTGGCCGCTTCCGCTATCTACGTGCTCGTTATGTTTGCGCTGCTGCCTTGA
- a CDS encoding tyrosine-type recombinase/integrase, producing the protein MESLHPPLGNRIPWNKGKLTGQKPPLKLSEIWAIRTRLQMSSNVHELAMFNLAIDSKLRACDFTCLHVQDVCHGNQVATRATVLQQKTQRPVQFEITGPTRECVETWIKARRLSPTDFLFPSRLHSSPHLSTRQYSRIVHRWVASIGLDDTAYGTHSMRRTKVSLLYRRTKNLRAVQLLLGHTRLESTVRYLGIEVDDALEMAEQTEI; encoded by the coding sequence ATGGAATCACTGCACCCCCCTCTCGGAAATCGTATCCCCTGGAACAAGGGCAAGCTCACTGGACAGAAGCCGCCGTTGAAGCTCAGTGAAATCTGGGCAATACGTACTCGGCTGCAGATGTCCTCGAACGTCCACGAGCTCGCGATGTTTAATCTTGCCATTGATAGCAAGCTGCGGGCGTGCGACTTCACTTGCCTGCATGTGCAAGACGTGTGTCATGGCAACCAGGTCGCTACCCGGGCTACTGTGCTGCAGCAGAAGACTCAGCGACCGGTACAGTTCGAGATCACGGGCCCAACTCGTGAATGTGTAGAGACCTGGATCAAAGCTCGTCGATTGAGCCCAACCGACTTCCTGTTTCCAAGCCGGCTGCATTCATCCCCACATCTATCAACCAGGCAGTATTCTCGAATTGTGCATCGCTGGGTTGCCTCCATCGGGCTAGACGATACTGCGTACGGCACGCATTCAATGCGACGCACCAAGGTTTCGCTACTCTACCGGCGCACAAAGAATCTGCGTGCCGTACAGTTGCTCCTGGGACACACCAGACTTGAAAGCACGGTTCGATATCTGGGCATTGAAGTAGACGACGCGCTCGAAATGGCAGAGCAAACTGAAATTTGA
- a CDS encoding site-specific integrase — MTSLPANASPLRQRMIDDMRMRQLSPKTQDTYLHIVHEFARFLGRSPDTATVEDLRRYQLHLVDHGTSPVSLNHAITGLKFFFEVTLDRPELMVRMHPVRVPRTLPVVLSPDEVRRLIEAAGNLKHQTALSVAYGAGLRASEVVALKVTDVDSQRMTLRIEQGKGRRDRYAMLSPVLLERLRTWWHVARAQGKMLDGGWLFPGLDPVDALSTRQLNRAIHAAAEAAHIDKRVSMHTLRHSFATHLLEQKVDIRVIQVLLGHAKLENTALYVQVATDLLHEVTSPLDRLPPE; from the coding sequence ATGACCTCCTTACCGGCAAACGCCAGTCCACTGCGTCAGCGCATGATCGACGACATGCGCATGCGTCAGCTTTCGCCGAAGACGCAGGACACCTATCTGCACATCGTGCACGAATTTGCCCGGTTTCTCGGGCGCTCACCTGACACCGCCACCGTCGAGGACCTGCGGCGCTACCAACTGCATCTCGTCGATCACGGCACATCGCCTGTGTCACTGAACCACGCGATCACCGGCCTGAAGTTCTTCTTCGAAGTCACGCTCGACCGGCCTGAGCTGATGGTCAGGATGCACCCGGTGCGCGTGCCCCGCACATTGCCCGTCGTGCTCAGCCCCGATGAAGTGCGGCGGCTAATCGAGGCGGCCGGCAACCTCAAGCACCAGACCGCGCTGTCGGTCGCCTACGGCGCCGGCCTGCGCGCCAGCGAAGTGGTGGCCCTGAAGGTGACCGACGTCGACAGCCAGCGCATGACGCTGCGCATCGAACAGGGCAAGGGCCGCCGCGATCGCTACGCCATGCTTTCCCCAGTGCTGCTCGAGCGCCTGCGTACCTGGTGGCACGTGGCCCGGGCCCAAGGCAAGATGCTGGATGGTGGGTGGCTGTTTCCCGGGCTCGATCCCGTCGACGCGCTCAGCACTCGGCAACTGAACCGCGCCATCCACGCCGCCGCCGAAGCTGCGCACATCGACAAGCGCGTGTCCATGCACACCCTGCGGCACAGCTTTGCCACGCACCTGCTCGAACAGAAGGTGGACATCCGCGTGATCCAGGTGCTGCTCGGCCATGCCAAGCTCGAGAACACCGCGCTCTACGTCCAGGTGGCCACCGACCTGCTGCACGAGGTCACCAGCCCTCTGGACCGCCTGCCTCCCGAGTAA
- a CDS encoding AI-2E family transporter — translation MQFIRPRRLTMLDERKVSRTLLDVLIRAGLIAVLVVFCFGIFRPFLNLILWSLILAVTLYPLQLALRGKVFNSDGRTATLIIFIAIAIILVPTYLLGVALVDSVEHAMEMARGSGFSIPPPSDAVAGWPVVGKPLHDFWLQASTDLTGLAQKLAPQLKDASVAFLGTLSGVGVGLLLFVGALIIAGIFMAYGEEGSVTAVQIATRISGPDRGPRITALCAATIRAVAQGVVGIAFIQMLLIGVAFVIKGVPAAGLLALAVLLLGIMQLPATLITIPVIIFVFATEGASGSNVIFAAYTFIAGLADNVLKPMMLGRGVDVPMPVILIGALGGMVTGGVIGLFIGPVALAVGYQLFWQWVGNVEPEQRAADPDGLGPSDASEVR, via the coding sequence ATGCAGTTTATCCGCCCAAGGAGGCTCACCATGCTGGACGAACGGAAGGTCTCCCGCACGCTGCTGGATGTGCTGATTCGGGCAGGACTGATCGCCGTGCTGGTGGTGTTCTGCTTCGGCATCTTCAGGCCCTTCCTGAACCTGATCCTGTGGTCGCTGATCCTCGCGGTTACCCTCTACCCGCTGCAGCTTGCCCTGCGGGGCAAGGTGTTCAACAGCGACGGGCGAACTGCAACACTGATCATTTTCATTGCCATCGCCATCATTCTGGTGCCGACCTACCTGTTGGGGGTGGCGCTGGTCGACTCAGTCGAGCATGCGATGGAGATGGCGCGCGGCAGCGGGTTCAGCATCCCGCCGCCGTCGGACGCGGTGGCGGGATGGCCGGTTGTCGGCAAGCCGCTGCATGACTTCTGGCTCCAGGCCTCCACCGACCTCACCGGGCTGGCGCAAAAGCTCGCGCCGCAGCTCAAGGACGCAAGCGTGGCCTTCCTCGGTACTTTGAGCGGCGTGGGCGTGGGACTGCTGCTGTTCGTCGGCGCGCTGATCATCGCAGGCATCTTTATGGCCTATGGCGAGGAAGGCAGCGTGACGGCGGTGCAGATCGCCACGCGCATTTCTGGCCCCGACCGCGGGCCACGCATCACGGCGCTGTGTGCTGCCACCATCCGCGCCGTGGCGCAGGGCGTGGTGGGCATCGCGTTCATCCAGATGCTGCTGATCGGCGTGGCGTTCGTCATCAAGGGTGTGCCGGCCGCCGGGCTGCTCGCGCTCGCGGTGCTGCTGCTGGGCATCATGCAGTTGCCGGCCACGTTGATTACCATCCCGGTCATCATCTTCGTCTTTGCGACCGAGGGCGCCTCCGGTAGCAACGTCATCTTCGCCGCCTACACTTTCATCGCCGGGCTGGCCGACAACGTGCTCAAGCCCATGATGCTTGGCCGTGGTGTGGACGTGCCCATGCCGGTCATCCTGATCGGCGCGCTGGGTGGTATGGTCACGGGCGGAGTGATCGGATTGTTTATTGGGCCGGTGGCGTTGGCGGTGGGCTACCAACTCTTCTGGCAGTGGGTGGGGAATGTGGAGCCCGAGCAAAGGGCGGCGGACCCGGACGGCTTAGGGCCTTCTGACGCTAGCGAGGTAAGGTAG